A window of Zingiber officinale cultivar Zhangliang chromosome 5A, Zo_v1.1, whole genome shotgun sequence contains these coding sequences:
- the LOC121981984 gene encoding glycerophosphodiester phosphodiesterase GDPD2-like — protein sequence MALKAVLASGAVPNIDQVHLPAEAVRLPNRALASGFVVLGHRGKGMNALASPDRRMSVVKENSILSFNRAARFPIDSIEFDVQVTKDDCPIIFHDDVILTEHAGEIMEKRVTDLCLEEFLSYGLQRDPSKVGKLLLRRTHDGRVLNWNVEDDDYLCTLQEAFEKVDPRLGFNIELKFVDHVVYSDEELVHALEAVLKVVYQYAGERAIIFSTFQPDAARLIRKLQSAYSVFFLTTGGTEIYNDIRRNSLDEAINLCLAGGLQGIVSEVRGIFRYPSAVSRIKESNLSLLTYGKLNNVPEAVYLQHLMGINGVIVDLVEEITESVSDIIQPTSAPNFCGSAQPMQAKQGTRPGFSERELSFLLKLIPELVQQ from the exons ATGGCTCTCAAGGCAGTGCTCGCATCCGGCGCCGTCCCGAATATCGACCAGGTCCACCTGCCGGCGGAGGCCGTGCGGCTGCCCAATAGGGCCCTGGCGTCGGGGTTCGTGGTGTTGGGCCACCGAGGCAAGGGGATGAATGCGCTCGCGTCGCCAGATCGGAGGATGAGTGTGGTCAAGGAGAACTCGATTCTCTCATTCAATCGAGCCGCTCGCTTCCCCATTGACTCAATCGAGTTCGACGTCCAG GTGACCAAGGACGATTGCCCTATCATCTTTCACGACGATGTCATCCTCACAGAACATGCT GGTGAGATCATGGAGAAGCGTGTCACTGATCTTTGCTTGGAAGAGTTCCTTTCCTATGGGCTTCAAAGAGATCCTTCCAAG GTGGGTAAATTACTGCTGAGGAGGACTCATGATGGGAGAGTGTTGAATTGGAATGTAGAAGATGATGACTACCTCTGCACATTGCAAGAGGCTTTTGAGAAGGTGGACCCTCGTTTGGGATTCAACATTGAGCTTAAATTTGTGGACCATGTCGTTTATAGCGACGAAGAACTTGTGCATGCACTTGAAGCAGTCTTAAAG GTTGTTTACCAGTATGCAGGTGAAAGGGCAATCATCTTCTCAACATTCCAGCCGGATGCAGCGCGGCTAATAAGAAAACTTCAAAGTGCTTACTCG GTTTTCTTCCTCACAACTGGAGGCACCGAAATATACAATGACATCAGAAGAAATTCGTTAGATGAGGCTATCAATCTGTGTTTAGCTGGTGGTTTGCAAGGGATTGTTTCAGAAGTTCGAGGAATCTTCAGGTATCCATCAGCAGTGTCCAGAATCAAGGAATCCAACCTTTCCCTGCTAACATATGGCAAGCTCAA CAATGTCCCTGAGGCTGTATACCTGCAGCATCTGATGGGCATCAATGGCGTTATCGTCGACCTCGTAGAAGAGATCACTGAGTCTGTTTCAGATATCATACAACCGACATCGGCTCCCAATTTCTGTGGTTCAGCACAGCCAATGCAGGCAAAGCAGGGCACGAGACCAGGCTTCTCTGAGCGAGAACTCTCGTTCCTGCTCAAGCTTATACCTGAGTTGGTGCAGCAATGA